The nucleotide window CTCCGTAGGCAGAGTTTCCGCCAAGTTTATGTTAGGATGGACATGAAAATCTAAACTCATTATGTCTTGAAAATTAATTTTTTAATATAAGTGCAGGCAATTCTAACTGTTTATATAGTTTATTGTAATCAGACATTTCATGAAGCAGGACATTATCATGTTCCTTTTTAACTTCCAGCCACTCTTTTTTTAAATCTTCAAACCGGTCTTTTGAGCCTTTAGTTACCCTCGGATCTTCTTCATCAAGAGATCCTTTAAGATACATCAATTCGGCATTTAGTTTGTTATTGAAATTAATAACATCTTGAAAGGTTTTTTGATCTGGTTGGATTAGGTTTTTTTCCCATTCATCAATTCGCTTTACCAGTGATTGACCTAATCTAACCAATGAATCTGCACTTTTTTCGGTCTCTAATAAATTAATATCATCCTTTAATTGAGAACGAACGGAGCGCATTGCATTTACAGCATCGTGTACTTTTCGGATTAAATCGTCAATTTGAGAAAGATAAGATTGTTGTTCTTCAAAGTCTTTCGCTGTGGTATCGATTTTTGGATTTGGTAATAATGTAAACGACTTTTCTTGCCTCTCCTCATTCAAACTTATTCTTACACTATAATTTCCGGGAGGGTAAGAATGGCCTTGATAATCACCATATACAAAAACACCGTTTACCCCAGGTAAATCGTTACCCATAAAATCCCATTGAATTCTGTTGAAGCCTACTTTGGTTGGAATTGGTTTTGGTTTAGATGGTCCACCAACCCATGTTTTGAACTCTTTATTTTCTTTATTGCTATAACTTCGAATTACTTTATTGTCTATCAAGATGTCTATTGTGACTTCCAAGGTGTCTTTGCCTTCAGGGATAAAATAATCGATGGAAACACCTGAATTAGGATTTGATCCTGCAAAATTTTGTGGTTCAGAGTTCCCTCTATATCTTATTCTGTAAGTATTTTTTGGTTGGAATAAGGTAACCTCTTCATACCCATTCCCATTTCGTAATTGAGTTCCACTGACATTATCCAAAATCCAAAAGGACCTACCGGCCGTTGCGGCAACTAAATCGGAATCTTTGAAAATTAAATCATTAATTGGAACAATTGGAAGATTCAATTGAAATTTACTCCAGTTATTACCATCATCAGTTGAAACAAATAAGCCGGTTTCGGTACCAGCATATAATACTCCTTTAACATTTGGATCCTCCCTTACTACTCTAGGAAAAGAATGAGGTTCATTTAGGCCATTGACAATTTTTTTCCAGCTTTTTCCATAATCCGTGGTTTTGTAGACATAGGGAGCTAGGTCCATAAATTTATATCTCATTAAAACAATATAAGCTGTAGCCTTATCATGAGGTGAAATTTCAATACTGTTTATAATTCCCTCTGGTAAATTTTTTGGTGTAATGTTTTCCCAATTAGCTCCTCCATCTTTTGTAAGATGTACTAAACCATCATCAGAGCCTGTATATAAAACACCTTTCTCGTGTGTTGACTCTACTAGATACATAATGGTATTATAATTTTCTCCACCTGCTGCTTCATTAGTATATGGTCCACCTCCCGGGCCTTGCTTATCTTTTTCATTACGTGTTAAATCAGGGCTTATAATACTCCAGCTTAAACCCGTATCGGTAGTTTTAAATACACGATTACCTGCATGGTAAATGGTATTCCTATCATGTGGTGAACTAATGATTGGGGCATTCCAGTTGAATCTGAATTTAAAATCAACGGGGGCCTTACTTAGGGCCAATTCAGGATATTCCTTAATTGATTTTGAAACTTTTGTACGAACATTTATACGTTCAATAATACCTTGATAACAACCGCCATAGACTATTTCTGGATTGTCAGGATCAAAAGCCAAAAATGCACTTTCACAACCAGGTCCTTCAATCCAATCTTTCCAACCAATTTCCCCATCTTTTGAGGCACTACTGATGATAACGGAAGAATTGTCTTGTTGTCCTCCATAAATTCTATAAGGTATTTGATTATCGGTAATAACCCTATAAAATTGTGAAGTAGGTTGATTGGTTTGGGTACTCCAGCTTTTACCATCATTAAAGGTTATGTTTGCGCCACCATCATTAGAATTAATGTAATTGGTATTATCGTAAGGGTTTATCCATAAATCATGTGTATCACCGTGTGGCACTGGAACATTTTGAAATGACCTTCCGCCGTCAATGGATTTCATAACTGGGGCGTTTAGTACATAGACTGTATTCTCATTAATTGGATCTGCGAAAATCTCCATATAATACCAAGAACGGGTAATATTAATACGGTCTTTATTAATCTGTTTCCAAGTTTTTCCTGCATCGTCTGATCTATAAACTCCAGCTTTTTCTCCTTCGGCTTCTAGAACTGCAAATATGCGTTCAGGATTGGCCCTTGAAACTGATATGCCAGATTTTCCAAATTCCTCCGGTAATCCCTTCGAGAGTTTTTCCCAGGTATCACCTCCATCAGTCGATTTGTATAATCCAGAGTTTTTTCCACCTGAAGTTATGGTCCAAGGTTTTCTTTCGTGTTGCCACATTGAAGCGTATAAAATAGTGGGGTTTGTCATGTCCATGCTAAGCGCACTAGCACCGGTTATATCGTCTATATATAATGTTTTAGACCAAGATTTACCACCATCAATTGTTTTATAAACACCTCTATCAGATGATGGTCCAAATTGCGCACCTTGAACGGATACTAAAATAATGTCGGGATTTTTTGGATGAATAATAATATCTGAAATATGTCGAGAATTATCTAAACCGATATGTTTCCAGGTTTTGCCGGCATCCATCGATTTGTACACTCCATCTCCCATAGACGTCATTACCCCTCTCGCTGCATGTTCACCCATACCGACAATTACAACGTTAGGATTGCTTTCTGAAACGGAAACGGCGCCTACGGAACCAGTTTTAAAATACCCATCTGAAATATTTTTCCAAGTGGTACCTGCATCTGTAGTTTTCCAAAGTCCTCCACCAGTACTTCCAAAATAATATGTCTGTGGATTTCCTATTACACCTGTACAAGCAACGCTTCTGCCTCCCCTAAAGGGACCAATGTTGCGCCACTTTAAATTATGGTAAATGGAATCTGTTAAAATTGATTTTGATTGGTTTGCTTGTTTTGCTTGTTTTCTCTTGCTTTGACCAGATAAGGGTAAACTAAGTGTGGAACAAATAAGAATTAATAAGGTAATTTGTTTCATTTATGAGTAGTTAAATATTCATGTATTTCCCGTCCTAACTGAGCCAAAAAAGGAATCCCAATTTCATCATAATCATACTGATTGTCATTGAGTATACCGTTTTGGTTTACATACAATGTGGCTGATAAAATATATTCAATATCCTGACCGAAATCTTTAATAAAAGAGCAATCGGTCAATGTGCCATAAGCATAGCCAACTTTGTTATAAATTTTTATGGACCTAGGCATTGTTTCTTTTGAATCACCGAACAAGAAAAATTTACCAAAACTATCATGAAATTTTCGTTGGTCGAAACCGGCATCTCTAGGTAAATTTTGCATTAATTTAAGAAGTGTTTTATGTTGATTATCAGTTATTTTAAATTGTTTATCTGTTTTAAAAGTTGAAGGGTAAATTACTCGTTTCATTATATTATGTAGCGTTTGAAGAGGGAGATAGTTCTTTTTTGAAAAATCCATTGGTTCTTCCACGAGTAACGTATCAGAATAGTATGCTTTGCCATTAAATATACCATCCATTTGAAGAGGTTTCACTGGTCTTGAATTTTCGTTCTTTACTACATATTCATTGCCTTTTTTAGGTTTGAAATGGAGACTTTTATTAATGGTGTCTGTAGAATTGGGAGTAGACAATCGATGTTCTATTTTCACGGGGCCTACTTCAAGTTCCCTTAGGCGTTGGTTTATGTTTTCTTTTCCTAAAAATTCAAATAAGCGATTAAAGGCTTCATTGCTACTAATGGCAAAAATGTTTTTAATGTCATTGAAAATTGAATGTTCAATACTGTCACCATCAATTACATAAGGTGTTTCTAAATCAATACTTTCAATAGAATTTATTTTTTCAATTGCCAATACGGCAATTGGAAATTTCACAGTACTTGCAGGATAGTAGTATGAACTGTCATTAACTTGAAATGAATAATCAGTAAATGAAACGGAATCACCATTTTTAGTTATTGTGGTCAACAAAATTTGCAAATTGTATTGCTGTAAATTGTTTGTTACTTTTTCAATTTTAGGAGAGTTAGAGGCTAGGGCAATTTGTAAAATATCCTGCCCAAAACCAAGATTACATATTAAGACAAAAGGAATTGATAAAATAAGGGACCTCATAAAAAAGAAGATGGTTTCCATAAATATATGAAAACCATCTAGAATTATTGATACCCGGAAACAGGGGTTATAGGCTCTAGAATGCTTCTAGTTCTATTTGATTTCGAAGAATATCCTCAAAAGATTCTTGTTTTCTAATTAAATGGGCTTTGCCTTTATACCAAAGCACCTCAGCAGGTCTATAGCGACTGTTATAATTACTGGCCATTGTAAAACAATATGCCCCAGCATTTTTAAAACATAAAATATCTCCCTCACTAATTTCAGTAATTCTTCGGTTATTGGCAAACGTATCTGTTTCACAGATGTAACCAACGACTGAATAAAAACGTTCTCTTCCGGCAGGGTTAGAAATGTTCTCAATCTCATGTTTTGAGCCATATAACATTGGTCTTATCAAATGATTAAAACCTGAATCGACTTGCGCAAATACAGTCGAGGTTGTTTGCTTAACGACATTCACTTTGGTAAGAAAGAAACCACTCTCACTCACTAAAAATTTACCCGGTTCAAAAGCAAGGGTTAAGGTTTTACCATATTCTTTACAGAACTGATTAAAACGTTTTGTCAATTTTTCTCCTAGCTCCTCTATGTTTGTTTCAATATCTCCTTTACTATAAGGAACTTTAAAACCTGACCCGAAATCCATGAATTCCAAATCCGGAAAGTGTTTTGCAGTATCAAACAAAATTTCGGAAGCATAAAGGAACACGTCTATATCTAAAATGTCACTTCCGGTATGCATGTGAATACCATTAATGGTCATTTTAGTATTTTCTACTATTCTTAGTAATAATGGAATTTGGTGAATAGAAATTCCAAATTTACTATCAATATGTCCCACTGAAATATTGGTGTTACCACCGGCCATTACATGTGGATTAATACGTATGCAAACAGGAACTTTTGGGTGCTTAGCACCAAACTGTTCAAGTATTGATAAATTATCAATATTAATTTGTACACCCATAGCAGAAACTTCTTCAATTTCTTTTAAAGAAACCCCATTGGGTGTAAAAATGATGTCCTTTGGATTAAATCCAGCTTTCAGACCTAATTGAACCTCTTGTATAGATACGGTGTCGAGACCTGAACCTAATGAATTAAAGAGCTTTAGGACAGAAATATTTGAAAGCGCCTTCGTAGCATAATTAATTTTCAACTTCTTCACCTTACTGAAAGCTGAGCTAAGACGTTTGTATTGAGAAACTATTTTCTCAGCGTCATAAACATAAACCGGACTTCCGAATTCCTCTGCAATTTTCAGTAAAGTGTTATTTTCCATAGTGTTAAAAATTTAATTAAGGCGCAAAATTAGAGCTTTTTTCTAATTGGTTTTCTAAAAAATCAATAGTTTTCTTTAAAATGAATTTTACATGGGTATTAATTAGGTTAGAAATTGGTAAAAAGCCGTTGTATCCTTAATTTTGTGACTTCAAATTTTAATCAGAATGAATTTACACGAATACCAAGGAAAAGAGATTCTAAGCTCCTACGGAGTGCGCATTCAGCGCGGCATCGTTGCACAAAACAAACATGAGGCTGTAGCTGCAGCTAAACAGTTAACTGCAGAAACAGGAACAGGTTGGCATGTTGTTAAGGCACAGATACATGCGGGTGGCCGCGGTAAAGGTGGTGGTGTAAAATTGGCCAAAAATATTAAGGAGGTTGAAGAGATTGCAGGAGAAATCATTGGAATGAACTTGATAACTCCCCAAACCTCAAAAGAAGGTAAAAAAGTTCACCAGGTTCTAATTGCGGAAGACGTATATTATCCAGGGGATAGCGAACCAGAAGAATTTTATATGTCGGTTCTTTTAAATAGGGCTAAGGGACGTAACATGATTATGTATTCTACTGAAGGAGGTATGGATATTGAAACAGTTGCCGAGAAAACTCCCCATTTAATCTTTACTGAGGAAGTAGATCCAGCTGTTGGTCTTATGCCATTTCAAGCTAGAAGAGTTGCCTTTAACTTGGGGCTTTCTGGTACAGCCTTTAAAGAAATGGTGAAATTTGTTACTGCTTTATACACGGCCTATATTAAATCTGACGCCTCACTTTTTGAAATCAATCCTGTTTTAAAAACAAGTGATGATAAGATTATGGCCGTTGATGCGAAAGTTACTATAGATGATAATGCACTATATAGACATAAGGATTATGTAGATCTTCGCGATTTAAGAGAAGAAAATCCAATTGAGGTTGA belongs to Aegicerativicinus sediminis and includes:
- the sucC gene encoding ADP-forming succinate--CoA ligase subunit beta, producing the protein MNLHEYQGKEILSSYGVRIQRGIVAQNKHEAVAAAKQLTAETGTGWHVVKAQIHAGGRGKGGGVKLAKNIKEVEEIAGEIIGMNLITPQTSKEGKKVHQVLIAEDVYYPGDSEPEEFYMSVLLNRAKGRNMIMYSTEGGMDIETVAEKTPHLIFTEEVDPAVGLMPFQARRVAFNLGLSGTAFKEMVKFVTALYTAYIKSDASLFEINPVLKTSDDKIMAVDAKVTIDDNALYRHKDYVDLRDLREENPIEVEAKEVGLNYVDLDGNVGCMVNGAGLAMATMDLIKQAGGEPANFLDVGGTADAKRVEAAFRIILKDPNVKAILINIFGGIVRCDRVAQGVVDAYKNMGDSIKVPIIVRLQGTNADLAKELIDNSGLDVLSATEFQEAADKVQAVLS
- a CDS encoding VPS10 domain-containing protein, with translation MKQITLLILICSTLSLPLSGQSKRKQAKQANQSKSILTDSIYHNLKWRNIGPFRGGRSVACTGVIGNPQTYYFGSTGGGLWKTTDAGTTWKNISDGYFKTGSVGAVSVSESNPNVVIVGMGEHAARGVMTSMGDGVYKSMDAGKTWKHIGLDNSRHISDIIIHPKNPDIILVSVQGAQFGPSSDRGVYKTIDGGKSWSKTLYIDDITGASALSMDMTNPTILYASMWQHERKPWTITSGGKNSGLYKSTDGGDTWEKLSKGLPEEFGKSGISVSRANPERIFAVLEAEGEKAGVYRSDDAGKTWKQINKDRINITRSWYYMEIFADPINENTVYVLNAPVMKSIDGGRSFQNVPVPHGDTHDLWINPYDNTNYINSNDGGANITFNDGKSWSTQTNQPTSQFYRVITDNQIPYRIYGGQQDNSSVIISSASKDGEIGWKDWIEGPGCESAFLAFDPDNPEIVYGGCYQGIIERINVRTKVSKSIKEYPELALSKAPVDFKFRFNWNAPIISSPHDRNTIYHAGNRVFKTTDTGLSWSIISPDLTRNEKDKQGPGGGPYTNEAAGGENYNTIMYLVESTHEKGVLYTGSDDGLVHLTKDGGANWENITPKNLPEGIINSIEISPHDKATAYIVLMRYKFMDLAPYVYKTTDYGKSWKKIVNGLNEPHSFPRVVREDPNVKGVLYAGTETGLFVSTDDGNNWSKFQLNLPIVPINDLIFKDSDLVAATAGRSFWILDNVSGTQLRNGNGYEEVTLFQPKNTYRIRYRGNSEPQNFAGSNPNSGVSIDYFIPEGKDTLEVTIDILIDNKVIRSYSNKENKEFKTWVGGPSKPKPIPTKVGFNRIQWDFMGNDLPGVNGVFVYGDYQGHSYPPGNYSVRISLNEERQEKSFTLLPNPKIDTTAKDFEEQQSYLSQIDDLIRKVHDAVNAMRSVRSQLKDDINLLETEKSADSLVRLGQSLVKRIDEWEKNLIQPDQKTFQDVINFNNKLNAELMYLKGSLDEEDPRVTKGSKDRFEDLKKEWLEVKKEHDNVLLHEMSDYNKLYKQLELPALILKN
- the lysA gene encoding diaminopimelate decarboxylase, with product MENNTLLKIAEEFGSPVYVYDAEKIVSQYKRLSSAFSKVKKLKINYATKALSNISVLKLFNSLGSGLDTVSIQEVQLGLKAGFNPKDIIFTPNGVSLKEIEEVSAMGVQINIDNLSILEQFGAKHPKVPVCIRINPHVMAGGNTNISVGHIDSKFGISIHQIPLLLRIVENTKMTINGIHMHTGSDILDIDVFLYASEILFDTAKHFPDLEFMDFGSGFKVPYSKGDIETNIEELGEKLTKRFNQFCKEYGKTLTLAFEPGKFLVSESGFFLTKVNVVKQTTSTVFAQVDSGFNHLIRPMLYGSKHEIENISNPAGRERFYSVVGYICETDTFANNRRITEISEGDILCFKNAGAYCFTMASNYNSRYRPAEVLWYKGKAHLIRKQESFEDILRNQIELEAF
- a CDS encoding serine hydrolase, giving the protein METIFFFMRSLILSIPFVLICNLGFGQDILQIALASNSPKIEKVTNNLQQYNLQILLTTITKNGDSVSFTDYSFQVNDSSYYYPASTVKFPIAVLAIEKINSIESIDLETPYVIDGDSIEHSIFNDIKNIFAISSNEAFNRLFEFLGKENINQRLRELEVGPVKIEHRLSTPNSTDTINKSLHFKPKKGNEYVVKNENSRPVKPLQMDGIFNGKAYYSDTLLVEEPMDFSKKNYLPLQTLHNIMKRVIYPSTFKTDKQFKITDNQHKTLLKLMQNLPRDAGFDQRKFHDSFGKFFLFGDSKETMPRSIKIYNKVGYAYGTLTDCSFIKDFGQDIEYILSATLYVNQNGILNDNQYDYDEIGIPFLAQLGREIHEYLTTHK